In the Gemmatimonadota bacterium genome, GATGTGGGGGATGTAGATGGGGATGGGCGATCAGATATTTTTGTGACGAATTTTTCCTACGAGACCAATGCAATTTATCAGCGTGCGGGGGGCGGGTTTTTTATGGAGGGAAGTGTGCCAACCGGAATTGCCGGGGTGTCTTTGCTGCCTCTGGGATTTGGCACGCATTTTTTTGATTATGACAACGATGGCGATCTGGATCTGTTTGTGGCAAATGGGCATATTTTCCCGAATGTGCAGGCGTTTTCCAGGGCGGAGTCCTATTTACAGGCGGATCAAATATTTCGCAATGTAGATGGGCGATTTGAGGTGGTCAATGCAGGCGTTGAAATGCCGGGAGTGAGTCGCGGGTCGGCGATTGGCGATCTGGATGGGGATGGTGATCTGGATCTGGTGGTACTGCATTCGGGGCAGCGTGCACGGGTGTTCCGCAACGAAGGTGGGCCTTCGGGACACTGGATCGTTGTAAAACTGGTGGGGGGTATGCAGCAGATGAGACAGGGGTTTTCAAATAGGGATGGGATTGGGGCAGTGGTGCATGTGAGCGCGGGGGGAGAGATTCAGGTGCGCGAGGTTCGAAGTCAGTCGAGCTATTTGTCGGCGAGCGATTTTCGGCTGCATTTTGGGCTGGGCAATGCGCGTCGCGTGGATCGAATTGAGGTGCGCTGGGTGAGTGGGCGCGTGCAGGTGTTGGAAGATGTTGGGATAGATCGCGTTGTGGTTGTGGAAGAAAATTGATGTATTTAACAGGAGGCCGAGTATGGGTGAAGCACAGAGAGATGCGCGGTTGCTGTGGGAACTGGATGTGGACGGTGTTGGCGGGCAGATGGTTGTGGCGGATGTGAATGGCGATGGAAAGCAGGAGTTTTTGTTGCGGCAGAGTCCAGGGCAGTTGAAGTCGGATCTCTATATTGAGCGGGGATGGAATACGGACGAGGAACGGCGTTTGTTCTGTATTACGGCGATTGACCAGGAGGGCAATCAGCTGTGGCAGGTGGGCGAGCCGCATCGGGGGGCAGATCCGTACTGCGCGCATGGGGGCAATGATTTTCTTACTGCTGATGTGGATGGCGATGGGAAGGCGGAGGTGGTTTCAATTGTGTGGGATGTGCTGACGGTTTTTGACGGGGAAACGGGCGAGGTGCAGGCGGAGAAGAAGTTGCCAGCAGATAATTTTTCCCAGGTGAAGGCCGGGAATTTGAAGGGCGATCCGACGCGGCAGCAACTCGTGGTGAAGGTCAATGATGGTGCTTATCCGCCTTATGAATACGGCAACCCGACTTATGTTCTGGATAGCGATTTGTCGGAGTTGTGGATGACGCCGCATTATCACGGGGCAGGGCATGCGCCGGTGTTGATCGATGTGGATGGCGATGGGTGCGACGAGATGTTGATCGGTTATAATCTGGTGGATAGCGACGGGACTTTGTTGTGGTCGATTCCAGTGGAGAATGCCACGAAAGAGCATGCGGACAATATCAATCCGGTGGATCTCAATGGGGATGGCGAGATTGAGATTGCGTATTCGGGTAGCAAGGATTTTTTTGTGGCGAATACGCAGGGCGAGGTGATATGGAGACGCCCTCATGAGCATTCGCAGAATACGACGGTGGGGCGTTTTCGCAGTGATATAGATGGGCAGACGATGATTTTGAACGAAAAGTGGATTGGGATGACGTGTTATACGCCCGATGGACAGGCGCTGTGGCAAAAATCCGGTGTGGGATACGCACAACACACTGTGCGCGGTTGGCGAGATGACGGACTGGATCTGGTGATTTATGCCCCGGCCTTGAAGAAGCAACAGGAGGATGTGCCTTATGATAGTGAGCCAGAAGATACACATCTTTACTGGCCGTTTTTGATGGATGGAGACGGCAATCGGGTGATGGAATTTCCCTTTCGAGAGGATTTCAAACAGCCCAAACAGCGCATTCGGGGATTTCGGGCTTATGATTATGGGATCGGATATGGCGCGATGGTGTTAGATCTGGATGGGGATGGAAGAGATGAGGTGCTGATTTACGACCGGCAGAAGATTCTGGCATTTGGCGTGCCAGCATAAGCACTAATCATGTAGGAGGTGTGCTGTGAGGAATCAGTGGATATTATATCTTCTGTTTTTTTCTCTGCTTCATTGTGCGGGGAACACCGATCTGCTGGATTCCGATTATTCAACTGTTGAGGGCCGCATTGCGTTTGTGGGACCGGGAGATTTTACATCATTCAAAATTTTTGTGATGCGTCCCGATGGCAAGGGGGTGATGAGGCTTACGAGCGAGCAGGGGGGCTATACCAATCCCTCCTGGTCTCCGAATGCGCGGCGCATTGCATTTGCTTCAAACCGGGATGCCGTGGGAAATTACGCTATTTATATTTTTAACCTGGAGGATGGGGACATACAGAAGGTGGTCGATTTGCCCGGTCCCGATCTCGGTCCAGTCTGGTCTCCCGATGGTGAAAAGATCGCTTTTCAGGCGAGGAAGGATAATGGGGATAGATGGGATATCTACGCGGTCAACCTCGATGGGACAGGATTGCAAAATCTGACAAATTCTCCCAGTAGTGATGAAGCGCCGGCCTGGTCACCCGATGGACGCAGGATTGCCTTTCAATCGCGTCAAGGAAACAATATCGACATTTTGATCATGGATGCAGATGGTTCTAACCGCGTCAGGCTTACGGATTTCAATGGTGTTCAGAATATTCACCCGGCCTGGTCGCCAGATGGAAAGCATATTGCATTTGTATCAAATCGGCATCAACCACAGGTGCGGAATCAGTTTCCGGAATGTGAGATTTATACTATGGATTCCGACGGGACTATGGTGCGACGGTTGACCCGGGGTGCGAGTCCCACAGTGGCTTTTTTTTCTCCTACATGGTCTCCCGACGGTCAAAGGATTGCTTTTGAAGTGCGGCGAACCCACGAGAGCCAGGGTGGCCTGGAACACAGGTTGATGATGATAAATGCCGATGGTACAGATTTGCATGAAGTTTCTGTGGATATGGAGGTCTCTGCGCCTCGCTGGTCGCCGAGGCAAACCGAGTAGCGGTGATGGTGTTCGGAAGTCAATCAAGGAGGTGTGCTATGATGAATCGATGGGTCCTATATCTTCTATTTCTTTGTTTGTGTCCAATTCCCATTCAAGGGCAAGATACAGCAGAAGAGGCGATTGAGAGGTTGAGATCTCTGCGAATGATACGGAATGCTAAAGATGGATATGTTGAGGGGAAAAAGCTGGTCGAACGGTTTCCGGATAATTTGCATCTGCGTGCATGGTTTATCCATCACATGGCTGTGGAGAACACAGAGGAAGCAGTTGCCGCTGCTGAGGAGATGGTCACGTCTCCTGAAAATAGCGCGTGGGGTTGGGTCGCGCTTGCGAGCGCACTTGATCGACTTGGTAAAGAGCGCAGGGATGAGGCGCTTTTAGCCAGTGAAAAAGCCATGGAGATGTTACCCGACCATGCGGATGTCATCAATACAAGAGCAGATGTGCTGTATGGAAGCAATAAAGAGAATGCGATTACCTTTGTGGATGAGTATAAAACGCGA is a window encoding:
- a CDS encoding PQQ-binding-like beta-propeller repeat protein; this translates as MGEAQRDARLLWELDVDGVGGQMVVADVNGDGKQEFLLRQSPGQLKSDLYIERGWNTDEERRLFCITAIDQEGNQLWQVGEPHRGADPYCAHGGNDFLTADVDGDGKAEVVSIVWDVLTVFDGETGEVQAEKKLPADNFSQVKAGNLKGDPTRQQLVVKVNDGAYPPYEYGNPTYVLDSDLSELWMTPHYHGAGHAPVLIDVDGDGCDEMLIGYNLVDSDGTLLWSIPVENATKEHADNINPVDLNGDGEIEIAYSGSKDFFVANTQGEVIWRRPHEHSQNTTVGRFRSDIDGQTMILNEKWIGMTCYTPDGQALWQKSGVGYAQHTVRGWRDDGLDLVIYAPALKKQQEDVPYDSEPEDTHLYWPFLMDGDGNRVMEFPFREDFKQPKQRIRGFRAYDYGIGYGAMVLDLDGDGRDEVLIYDRQKILAFGVPA
- a CDS encoding CRTAC1 family protein; translation: DVGDVDGDGRSDIFVTNFSYETNAIYQRAGGGFFMEGSVPTGIAGVSLLPLGFGTHFFDYDNDGDLDLFVANGHIFPNVQAFSRAESYLQADQIFRNVDGRFEVVNAGVEMPGVSRGSAIGDLDGDGDLDLVVLHSGQRARVFRNEGGPSGHWIVVKLVGGMQQMRQGFSNRDGIGAVVHVSAGGEIQVREVRSQSSYLSASDFRLHFGLGNARRVDRIEVRWVSGRVQVLEDVGIDRVVVVEEN